Proteins encoded together in one Pseudomonadota bacterium window:
- the hslV gene encoding ATP-dependent protease subunit HslV: MPQWHGTTIIGVRKNGKAIIAGDGQVSMGQTIMKPNARKVRALGDGSVIGGFAGATADAFTLFERLEAKLERHNGQLMRAAVELAKDWRTDKYLRNLEAMMIVADKEVTLILTGNGDVLEPGDGIAAIGSGGNYALAAARALMDYEEDAEVLARKAMKIAADVCVYTNDQLTVETLDSTT, encoded by the coding sequence ATGCCGCAATGGCATGGCACCACGATCATCGGCGTCCGCAAGAACGGCAAGGCCATCATCGCCGGCGACGGCCAGGTTTCCATGGGCCAGACGATCATGAAGCCCAATGCCCGCAAGGTCCGTGCGCTGGGCGATGGCTCGGTTATTGGCGGCTTTGCCGGCGCCACGGCTGACGCTTTCACCCTGTTCGAGCGACTCGAGGCCAAGCTGGAGCGGCATAATGGCCAGTTGATGCGCGCCGCGGTCGAGCTGGCCAAAGACTGGCGCACCGACAAATATCTGCGCAACCTCGAAGCGATGATGATCGTCGCCGACAAGGAGGTAACGCTGATCCTCACCGGCAATGGCGATGTGCTCGAGCCGGGTGACGGCATCGCCGCCATCGGTTCGGGCGGCAACTATGCCCTCGCCGCTGCCCGCGCGCTGATGGACTATGAGGAAGACGCCGAAGTTCTGGCGCGCAAGGCGATGAAAATTGCTGCCGATGTCTGCGTCTACACCAATGACCAGTTGACCGTGGAAACGCTCGACAGCACGACCTGA
- a CDS encoding FAD-dependent oxidoreductase — protein sequence MLDRDSLNRRRFLAGSAALTGTAMLSACARPAQRLVSATPSPCLPGVNVSADRVIRQLVGLRPYRPSGFVVRREAMGDKQVVHNYGHGGGGITLGWGSSKLAVDLGLPGHSGPVAVIGAGIMGLTTARLLQEAGQQVTIYTSQLPPETTSNIAGGQWYPSSVFSRSQLTPEFEEQFVKASAYSYYRYQLLVGEHYGVRWMPTYELSDNPINMGTVDRLIANMLPAMQTIEEVDNPFGSPHLRRSHNMYIEPARFLRAIQRDILLAGGKIMVRHFHDRSEIQTLPEKLIFNCIGLGAAELFGDEELTPVRGQLEILLPQPEITYAYTNRRGLYMFPRSDGVVLGGTFDRGQYDRTPQQAVSEMIIEGHAAIANGMRCA from the coding sequence GTGCTTGACAGGGACAGCCTCAACCGCAGACGATTCCTCGCTGGCAGTGCTGCCCTGACCGGCACAGCCATGCTCTCCGCCTGTGCCCGCCCGGCGCAGCGGCTGGTTTCGGCCACACCTTCCCCCTGCCTGCCCGGAGTCAATGTCAGCGCCGACCGCGTCATTCGCCAGCTTGTTGGCCTGCGCCCCTATCGCCCCTCCGGCTTTGTCGTCCGCCGTGAAGCGATGGGCGACAAACAGGTCGTGCATAATTACGGCCATGGCGGCGGCGGAATTACGCTGGGCTGGGGCAGTTCGAAGCTCGCGGTCGATCTTGGGCTACCCGGTCATTCGGGTCCGGTGGCGGTCATCGGTGCCGGGATCATGGGACTGACAACGGCACGACTGCTGCAGGAGGCGGGACAGCAGGTGACCATCTACACCAGCCAGCTCCCGCCCGAGACCACGTCCAACATTGCTGGCGGCCAATGGTATCCCAGCTCGGTCTTCTCACGGTCACAGCTCACGCCGGAATTTGAAGAGCAGTTCGTCAAGGCCAGCGCCTATAGCTATTATCGCTATCAGCTGCTGGTGGGTGAGCATTATGGCGTGCGCTGGATGCCCACTTATGAGCTGTCGGACAATCCGATCAATATGGGCACCGTTGACCGGCTTATCGCCAATATGCTGCCCGCAATGCAGACTATTGAAGAGGTCGACAACCCGTTCGGTAGCCCGCATCTGCGCCGCTCTCACAATATGTATATTGAGCCTGCCCGCTTTTTGCGCGCGATCCAGCGCGATATCCTGCTTGCTGGCGGAAAGATCATGGTACGCCATTTCCATGACCGGAGCGAAATCCAGACGCTTCCTGAAAAGCTGATATTCAACTGCATCGGTCTCGGCGCGGCAGAACTGTTCGGTGATGAAGAGCTGACTCCGGTACGTGGCCAGCTGGAGATCCTGCTGCCGCAGCCGGAAATCACCTATGCCTATACCAACCGCCGCGGCCTCTACATGTTTCCGCGCTCCGACGGCGTTGTGCTGGGTGGCACATTCGACCGCGGTCAATATGACCGGACCCCGCAACAGGCCGTGTCGGAGATGATTATCGAAGGCCATGCGGCCATTGCCAATGGCATGCGCTGCGCTTGA
- the hslU gene encoding ATP-dependent protease ATPase subunit HslU, which produces MTNQLTPKKIVAALDEHIVGQRDAKRAVAVALRNRWRRQRLPAELRDEVTPKNILMIGPTGCGKTEISRRLAKLAQAPFIKIEATKFTEVGYVGRDVDQIARDLVEEAVRLEKDTRREAVREAASEAAMKRLLDALVGDNASEATRESFRQRIVDNHMNDAEVEIEVSDTPNAPMEIPGMSGQVGMINLSDMMGKAFGQTPMKRRKMRVADAWDKLVEEEADKRMDDDDVARAALQNAEMNGIVFLDEIDKIAVSDVRGGSVSREGVQRDLLPLIEGTTVATKYGPMKTDHVLFIASGAFHVSKPSDMLPELQGRLPIRVELRALTEEDFVTILSDTKANLPAQYAALIGTEEVTLDFTDDAIAALAKIAANVNETVENIGARRLQTVMEKLLEDISFNAEEMTGESVTIDAAYVQKQLDDVARDTDLSKYVL; this is translated from the coding sequence ATGACGAACCAACTGACCCCGAAAAAGATCGTTGCCGCGCTGGATGAGCATATTGTCGGCCAGCGCGACGCCAAACGCGCTGTTGCCGTGGCGCTGCGCAATCGCTGGCGGCGTCAGCGCCTGCCCGCCGAATTGCGCGATGAGGTAACGCCCAAGAACATCCTGATGATCGGCCCCACCGGCTGCGGCAAGACAGAGATTTCTCGCCGCCTCGCCAAGCTGGCCCAGGCGCCGTTTATCAAGATCGAAGCGACCAAATTCACAGAGGTCGGCTATGTCGGTCGCGATGTCGACCAGATTGCCCGCGATCTTGTCGAAGAGGCGGTGCGGCTGGAAAAGGACACACGTCGCGAGGCGGTGCGCGAGGCCGCCTCGGAAGCGGCGATGAAACGCCTGCTCGACGCGTTGGTCGGTGACAATGCCAGCGAGGCGACGCGCGAGAGCTTCCGCCAGCGCATTGTCGACAACCATATGAACGATGCCGAAGTCGAGATCGAGGTCAGCGACACACCCAATGCACCGATGGAAATCCCCGGCATGAGCGGACAGGTCGGGATGATCAACCTTAGCGACATGATGGGCAAGGCCTTTGGCCAGACACCGATGAAGCGACGCAAGATGCGGGTTGCCGATGCCTGGGACAAGCTGGTCGAGGAAGAAGCCGACAAGCGCATGGACGATGACGATGTCGCCCGTGCCGCGCTGCAAAATGCCGAGATGAACGGCATCGTCTTTCTCGATGAGATCGACAAGATCGCGGTCAGCGATGTGCGCGGCGGATCGGTCAGCCGCGAAGGCGTGCAGCGCGATCTGCTGCCACTGATCGAGGGTACCACCGTGGCGACAAAATATGGTCCGATGAAGACGGACCATGTGCTGTTCATCGCCTCGGGCGCCTTTCATGTTTCCAAGCCGAGCGACATGCTACCCGAACTTCAGGGCCGCCTGCCCATCCGGGTCGAACTGCGCGCACTGACCGAAGAAGACTTTGTCACCATCCTCAGCGACACCAAGGCCAATCTGCCGGCGCAATATGCCGCACTAATCGGCACCGAGGAAGTGACGCTCGACTTCACCGATGACGCCATTGCGGCGCTCGCCAAAATCGCCGCCAATGTCAACGAGACGGTCGAGAATATCGGCGCCCGGCGGCTGCAGACGGTGATGGAGAAGCTGCTCGAGGATATCAGCTTCAACGCCGAGGAGATGACGGGCGAAAGCGTCACCATAGATGCCGCCTATGTCCAGAAGCAGCTCGATGATGTTGCACGGGATACCGACCTCAGCAAATATGTGTTATAG
- a CDS encoding GFA family protein, which translates to MLTGGCHCGAIRYTLRGPPLNHTLCHCTDCRRNSGAPMVGWAMYRDKAVHIDSGEVATYASSEHARRHFCIQCGTGLFYSNDALIPGCVDVQSATLDEPEKLPPQMLIQLADRIDWMATAHELPTAQRYPNPDELR; encoded by the coding sequence ATATTGACCGGTGGCTGCCATTGTGGCGCCATCCGTTACACATTGCGGGGACCACCGCTCAACCATACGCTGTGCCATTGCACCGATTGCCGTCGCAACTCCGGCGCGCCAATGGTCGGCTGGGCAATGTATCGCGATAAGGCGGTACATATCGATAGCGGCGAAGTTGCCACCTATGCCTCGTCCGAGCATGCGCGCCGACATTTTTGCATCCAGTGCGGCACCGGTCTTTTTTACAGCAATGACGCGCTGATTCCCGGCTGTGTCGATGTCCAGTCGGCAACGTTGGACGAACCGGAAAAGCTGCCACCACAAATGCTTATCCAGCTTGCCGACCGTATAGACTGGATGGCAACGGCGCACGAACTGCCCACTGCCCAACGCTACCCCAACCCGGATGAGCTGCGGTAA
- a CDS encoding peroxiredoxin family protein has product MKKLSAALLVATTIAVAGCNTQTEQAEPSPEAETETEIIAVSDQPGPAIGDRAPVDLELANAAGNKASVASLADEKGTILVFTRSVDWCPFCQAQLKGLKDIAEDVANSGYTLAGVSYDPVSSLAAFAGDQDIPYTLLSDDGSKLIDAFAIRDPQYADPESRAYGVPYASIFILDADGVVRAKSVSADYKVRPTNDEVLQLIESVG; this is encoded by the coding sequence ATGAAAAAACTCTCCGCAGCTCTTCTGGTCGCCACCACCATCGCTGTTGCCGGGTGCAACACCCAGACGGAACAAGCCGAACCGTCGCCTGAAGCCGAGACCGAAACCGAAATTATCGCCGTTTCCGACCAGCCCGGTCCGGCGATCGGCGATCGCGCGCCGGTCGATCTGGAACTCGCCAATGCCGCCGGCAACAAGGCCAGCGTCGCTTCGCTGGCAGACGAGAAAGGCACCATATTGGTATTCACCCGCTCGGTTGACTGGTGTCCTTTCTGTCAGGCCCAGCTCAAGGGCCTGAAGGACATTGCCGAGGATGTCGCGAATTCGGGCTACACCCTTGCCGGAGTCAGCTATGACCCGGTCAGTTCGCTCGCAGCTTTCGCCGGTGACCAGGATATTCCCTATACCCTGCTCTCCGATGACGGGTCCAAGCTGATCGATGCCTTTGCCATTCGCGATCCGCAATATGCCGATCCGGAAAGCCGTGCCTATGGTGTGCCCTATGCCTCGATCTTCATCCTCGATGCCGATGGTGTCGTGCGGGCAAAATCGGTCTCCGCCGATTACAAGGTGCGCCCGACCAATGATGAGGTACTGCAACTGATCGAAAGCGTCGGTTGA
- a CDS encoding LysE family translocator yields MSAETLIAFILTDLAFCLVPGPAVMITVSHALSGGTRNAIGPILGINVGNFVWYGLSAVGLIALASTAPVAFAVIQYVGAAYLIWLGWQRLRTDSMPAIIDPALPGRASAPGSSLAAGFASGIAVHMANPKALLFYTTILPQFLDADRPVGPQILILVLATIFTETTSLTTYSIIAARGGSLARGAGRTRMLNRIAGLILITVALALLIANALPE; encoded by the coding sequence ATGTCCGCCGAAACGCTCATCGCCTTCATCCTGACGGACCTCGCTTTCTGCCTGGTACCCGGACCGGCGGTGATGATCACTGTCAGCCACGCCCTGTCCGGGGGCACACGCAATGCCATTGGGCCGATCCTCGGTATCAATGTCGGTAATTTCGTATGGTATGGCCTCAGCGCGGTCGGACTGATTGCGCTCGCCAGCACTGCACCTGTCGCCTTTGCCGTGATCCAGTATGTCGGTGCGGCCTATCTGATCTGGCTCGGCTGGCAGAGGCTGCGCACCGACAGCATGCCTGCCATTATCGACCCGGCGCTGCCGGGCCGCGCCAGTGCCCCGGGCAGCAGCCTCGCTGCCGGCTTTGCCAGCGGTATCGCGGTGCATATGGCCAATCCCAAAGCGCTGTTATTCTATACCACCATATTGCCGCAATTTCTCGATGCCGACCGGCCCGTCGGCCCGCAGATACTGATATTGGTGCTGGCAACCATCTTTACCGAGACCACCAGCCTGACCACCTATTCGATAATAGCCGCACGCGGCGGTTCATTGGCGCGCGGCGCCGGACGCACCCGGATGCTGAACCGCATTGCCGGGCTGATCCTGATCACTGTCGCACTGGCGCTGCTGATCGCCAATGCCCTGCCGGAATAG